The genomic DNA TAGAATTAGAATGGTCGCTTGCCTCTCAGCTTGaatactgtttctgtttttggtcaAGCCGTGCTGTATCATCGCTGGGGAAAGCTGGAGCTGGCAAAAAAACACTACGAGCTGTCTCTAAAGTTGGACCCTGAGGCTCCTGGGACCAGAGACAACTATAACATGCTGCGACGCAAACTGGACCAGCTTAAACGCCCCACGCCCTGAGGGAGTCTACTGGAACCCCTTTTTTATCTCACTAATTCTGGCTTTATACCATTTGGAAATAAAGACCATGATCTGTGTATCAGGCTTTGGTTTTGGTCTATTGTGGAGGAAATAAGTAATAATAGGGAAAAGCAATATGTTACACAGCTGCAAGTTGTCCTTTTGTAGCTTTAACTATAATGAAAGACCAAGTATCTAACTTGATTTCACGggtgtgaaatgtgtctgtggAAGGTGTGCTAGATGCCTGTGCTGGTTATATGGTCGTCTGCGCTGTGGCTGTTTTGTTGCTCCATTTGAAGGCCATGTGGAACTGATCCATGGTGAACCCCATCctcttttcatctttcatcCCTGTGTTGTGTCAGC from Plectropomus leopardus isolate mb unplaced genomic scaffold, YSFRI_Pleo_2.0 unplaced_scaffold13921, whole genome shotgun sequence includes the following:
- the LOC121964078 gene encoding protein O-mannosyl-transferase TMTC4-like → MFSLANVLGKLQKYKESEGFFLHALRINPNAASCHGNLAVLYHRWGKLELAKKHYELSLKLDPEAPGTRDNYNMLRRKLDQLKRPTP